From the genome of Triticum aestivum cultivar Chinese Spring chromosome 3B, IWGSC CS RefSeq v2.1, whole genome shotgun sequence, one region includes:
- the LOC123067668 gene encoding uncharacterized protein, translating to MRAFFVAMLVLWAVSTGFEIGSWGRRELVDMPAGFAFFQAANTAVSRDPLFVNTAVSLLHSSLTSTSDFAKELAYVRFRFRRIGSLSPGWGPPVGFQARKATSRRSNPSGRRRGEGASRLACGRVGLSARHDAPMPPLRRAAGDTSAFFVATLVLWAVSVGFEIGARSRRELVAMAAGFAFFQAAITAAVSRDPPFVNTARGHSMS from the exons ATGAGGGCCTTCTTCGTGGCGATGCTGGTGTTGTGGGCCGTGTCGACGGGGTTCGAGATTGGGTCCTGGGGCCGACGCGAGCTGGTGGACATGCCCGCCGGCTTCGCCTTCTTCCAGGCCGCCAACACCGCTGTCTCCCGCGACCCGCTCTTCGTCAACACTGCCGTCTCGCTCCTCCACTCTTCCCTCACCTCCACCTCAG ATTTCGCAAAAGAATTGGCCTATGTTCGTTTCAGATTTCGAAGGATCGGTTCTCTCTCTCCAGGGTGGGGCCCGCCTGTCGGGTTCCAGGCCCGGAAAGCAACAAGCAGGCGGTCCAATCCAAGCGGCCGACGAAGAGGAGAGGGGGCTAGCCGGCTAGCGTGTGGACGGGTGGGGCTCTCGGCTCGCCACGACGCCCCCATGCCGCCGCTCCGTCGCGCCGCGGGCGACACGAGCGCCTTCTTCGTGGCGACGCTGGTGCTGTGGGCCGTGTCGGTGGGATTCGAGATCGGCGCCCGGAGCCGCCGCGAGCTGGTGGCCATGGCCGCCGGCTTCGCCTTCTTCCAggccgccatcaccgccgccgtcTCCCGCGACCCGCCCTTCGTCAATACTGCC AGAGGGCACAGCATGAGTTAA